A single region of the Sphingobium sp. TKS genome encodes:
- a CDS encoding cytochrome b, with translation MDRYSSVARALHWILAILIIFNLFLGFAHDALPKEWKVMPVHKSIGLTVLALTVLRILWRFMHKAPPLPAAMPAWEKGAAHVTHFAFYAFMLVMPLTGWIMSSAGDRPLNWFFLFDVPKFAVSKGDAIVGISGETHEIMGFAWAALIIVHVLAALRHHFILKDNVLRRMI, from the coding sequence ATGGATCGCTACAGCTCCGTTGCCCGCGCGCTGCACTGGATCCTGGCGATCCTCATTATCTTCAATCTCTTCCTGGGCTTCGCGCATGATGCGCTGCCCAAGGAGTGGAAGGTGATGCCCGTCCACAAGTCGATCGGGCTGACCGTGTTGGCCCTGACGGTTCTGCGCATCCTGTGGCGGTTCATGCACAAGGCGCCGCCGCTACCCGCCGCAATGCCGGCCTGGGAAAAGGGTGCCGCGCATGTCACGCATTTCGCCTTTTACGCGTTCATGCTGGTCATGCCGCTGACCGGATGGATCATGTCCTCCGCCGGGGATCGGCCCCTGAACTGGTTCTTCCTGTTCGACGTGCCCAAATTCGCCGTGTCGAAGGGCGATGCGATCGTCGGGATTTCAGGCGAGACGCATGAGATTATGGGCTTTGCCTGGGCGGCGTTGATCATCGTGCATGTGCTGGCGGCGCTGCGGCATCATTTCATCCTGAAAGACAATGTGCTGCGGCGGATGATTTGA
- a CDS encoding threonine aldolase family protein: MHFFSDNATPVCPEVMAAIAAADHADHGYDGDAWSGRLNGAFSALFDTEAVALWIATGTAANSIALACLCPPYGGVLCHEEAHIVVDECGAPGFYTHGATLMALPGEGAKLSPEAVTERLKAIRPDVHQVPARAISITQATEYGLAYTPDEVAALSAVAHEHGLGFHMDGARFANAVAHLGCHPGDVTWRAGVDILSFGCVKNGGMIGEALVFFGDQAPARAAEAARWRKRAGHLFSKGRYLAAQLLAMVEGDLWLRNAHAANAAAQALAEGAAGRLMHPVEANELFVRLTSAERAQLRAQGFDFYDWGEDAARLVTNWSQDAASVKPLADALGALKG; the protein is encoded by the coding sequence ATGCACTTTTTTTCCGACAATGCGACGCCGGTCTGCCCGGAGGTGATGGCGGCCATCGCGGCGGCCGACCACGCCGACCATGGCTATGACGGCGATGCCTGGAGCGGGCGGCTGAACGGTGCCTTTTCCGCGCTGTTCGACACGGAAGCGGTGGCGCTGTGGATCGCGACCGGCACGGCGGCGAACAGCATCGCGCTGGCCTGCCTCTGTCCGCCCTATGGCGGGGTGCTGTGCCATGAGGAAGCGCATATCGTCGTCGACGAATGCGGCGCGCCCGGTTTCTACACCCATGGCGCGACCCTGATGGCCTTGCCAGGCGAGGGCGCCAAATTGTCGCCCGAGGCAGTGACCGAACGGTTGAAGGCGATCCGGCCCGATGTGCATCAGGTGCCGGCGCGGGCGATCAGCATCACGCAGGCGACCGAATATGGGCTGGCCTATACGCCCGATGAGGTGGCGGCGCTGAGCGCGGTGGCGCATGAGCATGGGTTGGGCTTCCATATGGACGGAGCGCGCTTCGCCAATGCGGTGGCGCATCTGGGTTGCCATCCGGGCGATGTAACCTGGCGGGCGGGGGTCGACATACTCTCCTTCGGCTGCGTCAAGAATGGCGGGATGATCGGGGAGGCTTTGGTCTTTTTCGGAGATCAGGCGCCAGCGCGTGCGGCCGAGGCGGCGCGCTGGCGCAAACGGGCGGGGCATCTCTTTTCCAAGGGACGCTATCTGGCCGCGCAGTTGCTGGCGATGGTCGAGGGCGATCTCTGGCTCCGCAATGCGCACGCGGCCAATGCGGCGGCGCAGGCTTTGGCGGAAGGCGCGGCCGGACGACTGATGCATCCGGTCGAGGCCAATGAACTGTTCGTGCGGCTCACCTCCGCCGAAAGGGCGCAGTTGCGTGCCCAGGGCTTCGATTTCTACGACTGGGGCGAGGATGCGGCGCGGCTCGTCACCAACTGGTCGCAGGATGCCGCGAGCGTGAAGCCTTTGGCCGATGCGCTCGGAGCCCTGAAGGGATGA
- the acs gene encoding acetate--CoA ligase, translating to MSDDFFPVPAEWAASALLDRDGRAADYARSIGDADAYWLEQARRLDWENFPTKADESSFHEADFGVKWFADGVLNVSANCIDRHLTARGDQTAIIWEPDAPEEEPRRFTYAEVHEEVCRFANVLKGAGAKKGDRITVYMPMIPEAAFALLACARIGAIHSVVFGGFSPEALAGRITDCDSTLVITADEGRRAGRQVPLKANVDAALKLCTSVRTVIVVKATGGAIAMEEGRDLWLHEEAAKVSADCPAEPMQAEDPLFILYTSGSTGKPKGVLHTTGGYLLWASLTHELCFDYRPGDIYWCAADIGWVTGHSYIVYGPLANGATTLMYEGVPNYPTPSRIWEVVDRHQVQTIFTAPTALRALMKEGDDFVTRTSRKSLRLLGTVGEPINPEAWRWYHHVVGEDRCPIIDTWWQTETGAAMIAPMPGATDLKPGSATFPMPGVVPQIVDAEGKVLEGATEGNLVIAQSWPGQMRTVWGDHERFFQTYFTTFPGKYTTGDGARRDADGYYWITGRVDDVINVSGHRMGTAEVESALVLHEAVAEAAVVGFPHDIKGQGIYAYVTLNSGEEATDELRKALVAWVRSEIGPIATPDVIQFAPGLPKTRSGKIMRRILRKIAEGEVSPQALGDISTLADPSVVDNLVANRQG from the coding sequence ATGTCTGACGATTTTTTCCCGGTCCCAGCAGAATGGGCGGCCTCCGCGCTTCTCGACCGGGATGGGCGCGCGGCGGATTATGCGCGGTCGATCGGGGATGCCGACGCCTATTGGCTGGAACAGGCCAGGCGGCTCGATTGGGAGAATTTTCCCACGAAAGCCGATGAGAGCAGCTTCCACGAGGCCGATTTCGGGGTGAAATGGTTTGCCGACGGCGTACTGAACGTCAGCGCCAACTGCATCGACCGGCATCTGACGGCAAGGGGAGATCAGACCGCGATCATCTGGGAACCGGATGCGCCGGAGGAAGAACCGCGCCGCTTCACCTATGCTGAGGTGCATGAGGAGGTCTGCCGCTTCGCCAATGTGCTGAAGGGCGCGGGCGCGAAGAAGGGCGACCGGATCACCGTCTATATGCCGATGATCCCGGAGGCTGCCTTCGCCCTGCTCGCCTGCGCGCGGATCGGGGCGATCCACTCGGTGGTCTTTGGCGGTTTCTCGCCCGAGGCGCTGGCGGGGCGGATCACCGATTGCGATTCGACGCTGGTGATCACCGCCGATGAGGGACGTCGCGCGGGCAGACAAGTGCCGCTCAAGGCCAATGTCGACGCGGCGTTGAAGCTATGCACCAGCGTCCGCACAGTGATCGTCGTCAAGGCGACCGGCGGCGCCATCGCCATGGAGGAAGGCCGCGACCTGTGGCTGCATGAGGAAGCGGCCAAGGTTTCCGCCGACTGCCCCGCCGAGCCGATGCAGGCGGAAGACCCGCTGTTCATCCTCTACACTTCGGGTTCGACGGGCAAGCCCAAGGGCGTGCTGCACACGACCGGCGGCTATCTGCTCTGGGCCAGCCTGACGCATGAGCTGTGCTTCGATTACCGGCCCGGCGACATCTACTGGTGCGCGGCGGATATCGGCTGGGTCACGGGGCATAGCTATATCGTCTATGGCCCGCTGGCGAACGGGGCGACGACACTGATGTATGAGGGTGTGCCGAACTATCCGACGCCCAGCCGCATCTGGGAAGTGGTCGACCGGCATCAGGTGCAGACCATCTTCACCGCCCCCACGGCGCTGCGCGCGCTGATGAAGGAGGGGGATGATTTCGTGACCCGCACGAGCCGCAAGTCGCTGCGCCTGCTGGGCACGGTGGGCGAGCCGATCAATCCCGAAGCCTGGCGCTGGTATCATCATGTCGTGGGCGAGGATCGCTGCCCGATTATCGACACCTGGTGGCAGACCGAAACCGGCGCCGCGATGATCGCGCCGATGCCCGGCGCGACCGATCTGAAGCCCGGTTCCGCGACCTTCCCCATGCCCGGCGTGGTGCCGCAGATCGTCGATGCCGAGGGCAAAGTGCTGGAAGGGGCGACCGAAGGCAATCTCGTCATCGCGCAGAGCTGGCCGGGGCAGATGCGCACCGTCTGGGGCGATCATGAGCGTTTCTTCCAGACCTATTTCACCACCTTCCCCGGCAAATATACGACCGGGGACGGGGCGCGGCGGGACGCGGACGGCTATTATTGGATCACCGGGCGCGTCGATGACGTGATCAACGTGTCGGGCCATCGCATGGGCACGGCCGAGGTCGAAAGCGCGCTGGTGCTGCATGAGGCGGTGGCCGAGGCGGCGGTGGTCGGCTTCCCGCACGATATCAAGGGTCAGGGCATCTACGCCTATGTGACGCTCAACAGCGGCGAGGAAGCGACCGACGAACTGCGCAAGGCGCTGGTCGCCTGGGTCCGCAGCGAGATCGGGCCGATCGCCACGCCCGACGTGATCCAATTCGCGCCGGGCCTGCCCAAGACGCGTTCCGGCAAGATCATGCGCCGCATCCTGCGCAAGATCGCGGAAGGGGAGGTCTCGCCCCAGGCGCTGGGGGACATTAGTACACTTGCCGATCCCTCGGTTGTGGATAATCTGGTCGCCAATCGTCAGGGGTAA
- a CDS encoding DMT family transporter → MSEGKGVALPFILVTLIWSSTWIVIRDQIGNVPASWSVCYRFLLAGVAMAIFARVRRVPLNIGGKGLVFAGLLGVAQFVMNFNFVYRAEHYLTSGVVAVVYAMLLIPNSILAFLFFRQPVSRAFVAGSVVAVTGIALMLAHEAASVRPDMVLLGTAFSVAGLLSASAANVMQGMEIARRLPMVAVLAWAMLIGAAVDALFAWITTGPPVFEPRIGYVLGIGWLGLAGSVVTFPLYFRLIQRMGAGRAAYSSVLIPVIAMLISTLVEGYRWTALAGAGALLAIIGMVIALRTKQA, encoded by the coding sequence ATGAGCGAGGGCAAGGGCGTCGCCTTGCCCTTCATCCTGGTCACGCTGATCTGGAGTTCCACCTGGATCGTGATCCGCGACCAGATCGGCAATGTCCCCGCGAGCTGGTCGGTCTGCTATCGCTTCCTGCTGGCCGGGGTGGCCATGGCGATCTTCGCCAGGGTGCGGCGCGTGCCGCTCAATATCGGCGGCAAGGGGCTGGTCTTCGCCGGGTTGCTGGGCGTGGCGCAGTTCGTGATGAACTTCAATTTCGTCTATCGCGCCGAGCATTATCTGACATCCGGCGTGGTGGCGGTGGTCTATGCGATGCTGCTGATCCCAAACAGCATCCTTGCCTTCCTCTTCTTCCGCCAGCCGGTGAGCCGGGCCTTTGTCGCCGGATCGGTGGTGGCGGTGACGGGCATCGCGCTGATGCTGGCGCATGAAGCGGCGAGCGTCAGGCCGGACATGGTACTGCTGGGCACCGCTTTCTCGGTCGCCGGGCTGCTAAGCGCTTCGGCCGCCAATGTGATGCAGGGGATGGAGATTGCCCGGCGGCTGCCGATGGTGGCGGTGCTGGCCTGGGCGATGCTGATCGGCGCGGCGGTGGATGCGCTGTTTGCATGGATCACCACCGGGCCGCCGGTTTTCGAACCGCGAATCGGCTATGTGCTGGGGATAGGCTGGCTGGGACTGGCGGGGTCGGTCGTGACCTTCCCGCTTTATTTCCGGCTGATCCAGAGGATGGGTGCGGGGCGCGCGGCCTATAGCAGCGTGCTGATCCCGGTGATCGCCATGCTGATCTCCACGCTGGTCGAGGGTTATCGCTGGACGGCGCTGGCGGGTGCGGGCGCTTTGCTCGCCATCATCGGGATGGTCATCGCTCTACGGACGAAACAGGCCTAG
- a CDS encoding LysR substrate-binding domain-containing protein — translation MRRLPPLTALEAFVQVARLGSVKAAAEELALSTPALSRRVQALERFIGRPLFDRKHQALEINADGQRLLDDIAPTLDSLSQALENIQSGGNQLRLRLAVMPLFATQRLFPHLGALRQRHPQLHIDIETTPYAVARLGEGLDAAIVLAKDIDPALYAHELDHDEVYLIGRKAMLEAPNALTSPQELANHTVLLHRDMALAFEAWKEAVNLPDLQPLAIDNYDSGQLMLEAAAQGLGVAVMHASHYNEAQDPRLARLFPENRVESPYRYYFVCRPRALQTRAVRIFRDWLIGADI, via the coding sequence ATGCGTAGATTGCCGCCTCTTACGGCCCTGGAGGCCTTTGTTCAGGTCGCCCGCCTTGGTTCGGTCAAGGCGGCAGCGGAGGAGCTTGCGCTCTCGACTCCGGCGCTGAGCCGCCGGGTTCAGGCGCTGGAGCGGTTCATCGGCCGCCCCCTGTTCGACCGCAAGCATCAGGCGCTGGAAATCAACGCCGACGGGCAAAGATTGCTGGACGACATAGCTCCGACGCTGGATTCATTGAGCCAGGCGCTGGAGAATATCCAGAGCGGCGGCAACCAGTTACGCCTCAGGCTCGCGGTCATGCCGCTGTTTGCGACGCAGCGGCTGTTCCCGCATCTGGGCGCGCTGCGGCAACGCCATCCGCAGCTCCATATCGATATCGAAACCACCCCCTATGCCGTCGCCCGGCTGGGCGAAGGGCTGGACGCCGCGATCGTGCTGGCGAAGGACATCGACCCGGCGCTCTATGCCCATGAGCTGGACCATGACGAGGTCTATCTGATCGGACGCAAGGCCATGCTGGAGGCGCCGAACGCGCTGACATCCCCGCAGGAGCTGGCCAATCATACGGTGTTGCTGCACCGCGACATGGCGCTGGCGTTCGAGGCGTGGAAGGAGGCGGTCAACCTGCCCGACCTGCAGCCGCTGGCGATCGACAATTATGATTCCGGCCAGTTGATGCTGGAGGCCGCCGCCCAGGGGCTGGGCGTCGCGGTGATGCATGCCAGCCATTATAATGAAGCGCAGGATCCCCGGCTGGCAAGGCTGTTTCCGGAGAACCGGGTCGAGAGCCCCTATCGCTATTATTTCGTCTGCCGCCCCCGCGCGTTGCAGACCCGGGCCGTGCGGATCTTCCGCGACTGGCTGATCGGCGCGGATATATAA
- a CDS encoding GGDEF domain-containing protein: MTGASSSANAQHGLTDRLARWARGFSGKAADEDMDEPEEAQRARAGSAANREITRRRKLYEDIGDFLFAHDLDLTPLNFGVAHDYLTGSHIGVEKAVKAVLAERGKITNGWVENVAAEQRNDEVTPEALASMLDKVEENLSQFTGLMTESRNSAKDYGAALQEEVKGLSAGADNQPVLARLVALTRSMVEKTRQVESQLRNNQKQTQLLKSNLESARRAAEHDHLTGLPNRRAFEAVLRDELKVAQNQGEPLAVAFCDIDHFKLINDAHGHDTGDRVLKFVAGLLSKASNDQCHVARHGGEEFVMLFRGKTAAEACEAVDSVRQDLSTRSLVNRANGERMERVSFSAGVANVLAYEDPRAALKAADRALYLAKEHGRNRVYLAAELD, from the coding sequence ATGACTGGGGCATCATCTTCCGCAAACGCGCAACATGGTCTGACCGACCGGCTGGCCCGCTGGGCCCGCGGCTTTTCGGGCAAGGCTGCTGACGAGGACATGGACGAGCCGGAGGAGGCGCAGCGCGCCCGGGCGGGCAGCGCGGCCAACCGGGAAATCACCCGGCGGCGCAAGCTGTACGAGGATATTGGCGACTTCCTTTTCGCCCATGACCTGGACCTGACGCCGCTCAATTTCGGCGTGGCCCATGACTATCTGACCGGATCGCATATCGGCGTGGAAAAGGCCGTGAAGGCCGTGCTGGCCGAACGCGGCAAGATCACCAACGGCTGGGTCGAAAATGTCGCCGCCGAACAGCGCAATGATGAGGTGACGCCTGAAGCGCTTGCCTCGATGCTTGACAAGGTCGAGGAAAATCTGTCGCAATTCACTGGCCTGATGACCGAATCGCGCAATTCGGCCAAGGATTATGGCGCCGCGCTGCAGGAAGAGGTGAAAGGCCTGTCCGCCGGTGCCGATAATCAGCCGGTGCTGGCGCGCCTGGTGGCGCTGACCCGATCGATGGTCGAAAAGACCCGGCAGGTCGAAAGCCAGCTACGCAACAACCAGAAGCAGACGCAGCTCCTGAAATCCAATCTGGAAAGCGCGCGCCGCGCGGCCGAGCATGACCATCTGACCGGCCTGCCCAATCGCCGCGCCTTTGAAGCGGTGCTGCGCGACGAACTGAAAGTGGCGCAGAATCAGGGGGAGCCGCTCGCGGTGGCCTTTTGCGACATCGACCATTTCAAGCTGATCAACGATGCCCATGGCCATGATACCGGCGATCGGGTGCTGAAATTCGTGGCGGGCCTGCTGTCCAAGGCGAGCAACGATCAATGCCATGTCGCGCGCCATGGTGGGGAGGAATTCGTCATGCTGTTCCGCGGCAAGACGGCGGCCGAAGCCTGCGAGGCAGTGGACAGCGTGCGGCAGGATCTGTCCACCCGCAGCCTCGTCAACCGGGCCAATGGCGAACGGATGGAACGGGTGAGCTTTTCCGCCGGCGTCGCCAATGTGCTGGCCTATGAAGACCCCCGCGCCGCGTTGAAGGCGGCGGACCGGGCGCTGTATCTGGCCAAGGAGCATGGGCGCAACCGGGTGTATCTGGCGGCGGAGCTGGATTAG
- a CDS encoding glutathione S-transferase family protein, translated as MWQLFQFPLCPFSRKVRLLLGEKGVGYDLVRESPWEGRDEFLDLNPAGTTPVMVDEEKGITLIDSQAICEYFEETVEKFPLISGTAAGRAEVRRLTAFFDQNFYGDVVGPLLHERMKKRLIERAPPDARVLREAMKRANVHMDYMDYLLDHRSWMAGPTLSLADIAAAAHLSVADYLGGIDWAGHETVKRWYAGFKSRPSFRPLLSERMEVITPPPHYEKPDF; from the coding sequence ATGTGGCAACTTTTCCAATTTCCGCTCTGTCCATTCTCGCGCAAGGTTCGTCTGCTGCTCGGTGAAAAGGGCGTGGGCTACGATCTCGTGCGCGAATCGCCCTGGGAGGGGCGCGACGAATTTCTCGACCTCAACCCCGCCGGCACGACGCCGGTGATGGTGGACGAGGAAAAGGGCATCACCCTGATCGACAGCCAGGCGATCTGCGAATATTTCGAGGAAACGGTCGAAAAATTCCCGCTCATCTCCGGCACGGCGGCGGGGCGGGCCGAAGTGCGTCGGCTGACCGCCTTTTTCGACCAGAATTTCTACGGCGATGTCGTCGGCCCATTGCTGCACGAGCGGATGAAGAAGCGGCTGATCGAGCGCGCCCCGCCTGACGCCCGCGTGCTGCGCGAGGCGATGAAGCGCGCCAATGTCCATATGGATTATATGGACTATCTGCTCGATCACCGAAGCTGGATGGCGGGTCCGACGCTCAGCCTGGCGGATATCGCCGCCGCCGCGCATCTGTCGGTGGCCGATTATCTGGGCGGCATCGACTGGGCCGGGCATGAGACGGTGAAGCGCTGGTATGCGGGTTTCAAGTCGCGCCCGTCCTTCCGCCCGCTGCTCTCCGAGCGGATGGAGGTGATCACCCCGCCGCCGCATTATGAAAAGCCGGATTTCTGA
- a CDS encoding branched-chain amino acid aminotransferase, with product MDVQQTSRFTVTRSSKAVSADQRAVLLADPGFGKLFTDHMVTIRYTEGQGWHSHSIGPREPFQLDPACAVLHYAQEIFEGMKAYRLEDGSIAMFRPEENARRFAESAERMAMPVLPEDLFMEAVEELVKIDADWIPGGEGSLYLRPFMFASETFLGVRPANEYIFCVIASPAGAYFKGGKKAVTLWVSEHFTRAARGGTGAAKCGGNYAASLVAQKEAIGHGCDQVVFLDAAENKWVEELGGMNVFFVMDDGSIVTPPLSGTILPGITRNSIISLARAKGHDVREELYSFAQWRADAASGKLREAFACGTAAVVTAIGTVKSVDGAFTIGNGDGGIVTEALRADLTGIQRGTVADPANWVRKL from the coding sequence ATGGACGTCCAGCAGACATCGCGCTTCACCGTCACCCGCAGCAGCAAGGCTGTATCGGCTGACCAGCGCGCGGTATTGCTGGCGGACCCCGGTTTCGGAAAACTCTTCACCGACCATATGGTCACGATTCGCTATACCGAGGGGCAGGGCTGGCACAGCCACAGCATCGGCCCGCGCGAACCGTTCCAGCTCGATCCCGCCTGCGCCGTGCTGCACTATGCGCAGGAAATCTTCGAAGGGATGAAGGCCTATCGCCTGGAGGATGGCAGCATCGCCATGTTCCGGCCGGAGGAAAATGCCCGCCGTTTCGCTGAATCGGCCGAGCGCATGGCCATGCCGGTCCTGCCCGAAGACCTGTTCATGGAAGCAGTCGAGGAACTGGTGAAGATCGACGCCGACTGGATTCCGGGCGGCGAGGGCAGCCTGTACCTGCGCCCCTTCATGTTCGCGAGCGAGACCTTCCTGGGCGTGCGCCCGGCGAACGAATATATTTTCTGCGTCATCGCCTCGCCCGCCGGCGCCTATTTCAAGGGCGGCAAGAAGGCGGTCACGCTTTGGGTGTCGGAGCATTTCACCCGCGCGGCGCGTGGCGGCACCGGCGCCGCCAAATGCGGCGGCAACTATGCCGCTTCGCTGGTCGCGCAGAAGGAGGCGATCGGCCACGGCTGCGATCAGGTCGTGTTCCTCGATGCCGCCGAGAACAAGTGGGTCGAGGAATTGGGCGGCATGAACGTCTTCTTCGTGATGGATGACGGATCGATCGTCACCCCGCCGCTTTCCGGCACGATCCTGCCGGGCATCACCCGCAACAGCATCATTTCGCTCGCCCGCGCCAAGGGGCATGACGTGCGCGAGGAACTATATAGTTTCGCCCAGTGGAGGGCCGACGCCGCCAGCGGCAAGCTGCGCGAAGCCTTCGCCTGCGGCACGGCGGCGGTCGTGACCGCGATCGGCACGGTGAAGAGCGTCGATGGCGCCTTCACCATCGGCAATGGCGACGGCGGCATCGTCACCGAAGCGCTGCGCGCCGACCTCACCGGCATCCAGCGCGGCACGGTGGCCGATCCGGCGAACTGGGTGCGCAAGCTTTAA
- a CDS encoding UbiH/UbiF/VisC/COQ6 family ubiquinone biosynthesis hydroxylase, producing the protein MQRFDVVILGGGLVGLTLGIALSGHGVRCAVIDPANPVETTAAGFDGRVSAISSTSFAMLSAIGVADHLEGKGCPIDRIWVSDGLEPGALDFAPDADDGVMGIMFPNRDLRVALAQTGSKAENLTRFQPDRALHVERNADGVTLTLASGETIHGALLVAAEGRNSPTREAAGIRTTRWNYKHVAMVTAIDHEVPHANTAYEIFYPGGPFALLPMLPGTRSAIVWTVPTEQAPAMLKLSERAWLAEAQKRMGGFLGEISLAGPRSSYPLGFHHAARITDTRLALVGDSAHAIHPIAGQGLNLGFRDVAALVEVLVEGMRLGLDPGDAQLLTRYQRWRGLDAMMTSVAMDGLVRLFDVPGRIPSLVRRAGLATVQRTSLLKNRFMAEARGKSGALPRLLTGEMV; encoded by the coding sequence ATGCAACGCTTCGACGTCGTCATTTTGGGTGGTGGCCTGGTCGGCCTGACCCTTGGCATCGCGCTTTCCGGCCATGGCGTGCGCTGCGCCGTGATCGATCCGGCCAATCCGGTGGAGACCACCGCCGCCGGTTTCGACGGGCGGGTTTCGGCCATCAGCTCCACCAGTTTCGCCATGCTGTCGGCCATAGGCGTGGCAGACCATCTGGAAGGCAAGGGTTGCCCAATCGATCGCATCTGGGTCAGCGACGGTCTGGAACCGGGCGCGCTCGACTTCGCGCCGGATGCGGATGACGGCGTGATGGGGATCATGTTCCCCAATCGCGACCTGCGCGTCGCCCTGGCGCAGACGGGGAGCAAGGCGGAAAATCTCACCCGCTTCCAGCCCGACCGGGCACTGCATGTCGAGCGCAATGCCGACGGCGTGACGCTGACCCTCGCCAGCGGCGAAACCATTCACGGCGCGCTGCTGGTCGCGGCTGAGGGGCGCAACAGCCCGACCCGCGAGGCTGCGGGCATCCGCACCACGCGCTGGAACTACAAGCATGTCGCGATGGTGACCGCCATCGATCATGAAGTGCCGCACGCCAACACGGCTTATGAGATATTCTATCCCGGCGGCCCTTTCGCGCTGCTGCCGATGCTGCCGGGCACCCGCTCCGCCATCGTCTGGACGGTGCCCACGGAACAGGCTCCGGCCATGCTCAAACTCTCCGAACGCGCCTGGCTGGCGGAGGCGCAGAAGCGAATGGGCGGCTTCCTGGGTGAAATCTCGCTGGCCGGGCCGCGCTCCAGCTATCCGCTCGGTTTCCACCATGCGGCGCGGATCACCGACACGCGCCTGGCCCTCGTCGGGGATAGCGCCCATGCGATCCACCCGATTGCAGGGCAGGGTCTCAACCTCGGCTTCCGCGATGTCGCCGCGCTGGTGGAGGTTCTGGTGGAGGGCATGCGGCTCGGCCTCGATCCGGGCGATGCGCAATTGCTGACGCGCTATCAGCGCTGGCGGGGTCTTGACGCGATGATGACCAGCGTGGCGATGGACGGGCTGGTCCGGCTGTTCGATGTGCCGGGGCGCATTCCCTCGCTTGTCCGCCGTGCGGGACTGGCGACGGTGCAGCGCACGTCCCTGCTCAAGAACCGCTTCATGGCCGAAGCGCGGGGAAAATCCGGCGCGCTGCCGCGGCTGCTGACGGGCGAGATGGTTTAG